From Peromyscus maniculatus bairdii isolate BWxNUB_F1_BW_parent chromosome 8, HU_Pman_BW_mat_3.1, whole genome shotgun sequence, a single genomic window includes:
- the Rasd1 gene encoding dexamethasone-induced Ras-related protein 1: MKLAAMIKKMCPSDSELSIPAKNCYRMVILGSSKVGKTAIVSRFLTGRFEDAYTPTIEDFHRKFYSIRGEVYQLDILDTSGNHPFPAMRRLSILTGDVFILVFSLDNRDSFEEVQRLKQQILDTKACLKNKTNENVDVPLVICGNKGDRDFYREVEQREIEQLVGDDPQRCAYFEISAKKNSSLDQMFRALFAMAKLPSEMSPDLHRKVSVQYCDVLHKKALRNKKLLRAGSGGGGDPGDAFGILAPFARRPSVHSDLMYIREKTNVGSQAKDKERCVIS; this comes from the exons ATGAAACTGGCCGCGATGATCAAGAAGATGTGCCCGAGCGACTCTGAGCTGAGTATCCCTGCCAAGAACTGCTACCGGATGGTCATCCTCGGCTCATCCAAGGTAGGCAAGACCGCCATCGTATCGCGCTTCCTCACGGGCCGCTTCGAGGACGCCTACACCCCTACCATCGAGGACTTCCACCGAAAGTTTTACTCGATCCGCGGCGAGGTCTACCAGTTGGACATACTGGACACGTCCGGCAATCATCCATTCCCTGCCATGCGGCGCCTCTCCATCCTAACAG GAGACGTTTTCATTCTGGTGTTCAGCTTGGACAACCGCGACTCATTCGAGGAGGTGCAAAGGCTCAAACAGCAGATTTTGGACACCAAGGCATGTCTCAAGAACAAAACCAACGAAAATGTGGACGTGCCCCTGGTCATTTGCGGTAACAAAGGGGACCGGGACTTCTACCGCGAAGTGGAGCAGCGGGAGATTGAGCAGCTGGTGGGCGACGACCCTCAGCGTTGTGCCTACTTCGAGATCTCGGCCAAGAAGAACAGCAGCCTGGACCAGATGTTCCGTGCGCTCTTTGCCATGGCCAAGCTGCCGAGTGAGATGAGCCCTGACTTGCACCGCAAGGTGTCCGTGCAGTACTGCGACGTGCTGCACAAAAAGGCTCTGAGGAACAAGAAGCTTCTGCGTgcaggcagcggcggcggcggcgatccCGGGGACGCCTTTGGAATCTTGGCGCCCTTTGCGCGCAGACCTAGCGTGCACAGCGACCTCATGTACATTCGTGAAAAGACCAATGTCGGCAGCCAGGCCAAGGACAAGGAGCGCTGTGTCATCAGTTAG